In one window of Primulina tabacum isolate GXHZ01 chromosome 8, ASM2559414v2, whole genome shotgun sequence DNA:
- the LOC142552543 gene encoding protein SHI RELATED SEQUENCE 3, translating into MMRREERVADSGASLATKRCQDCGNQAKKDCQHLRCRTCCKSRGFACQTHVNSTWVPVSLRYPRHHLITLQQEQHIHSPTAHQQEDHQPNPKRYRATNQGPPSLGLQEGDFPVEASFPAVFRCVRVSSLDNAIDQYAYQTSVSIGGHVFAGILYDQGPELEGTGNYVTGENSTSPGIGLLQQENCVLSTTATATATSSTPYPLPFCAFTTTTAQFFDQYPKS; encoded by the exons ATGATGAGAAGAGAAGAAAGGGTAGCTGATAGTGGCGCTTCTCTAGCAACCAAAAGGTGCCAAGACTGCGGGAATCAAGCAAAGAAAGATTGCCAACACTTGAGGTGCAGAACTTGCTGCAAAAGCCGGGGATTTGCTTGCCAAACCCACGTTAACAGTACATGGGTTCCTGTTTCTCTAAGGTACCCGAGGCACCATCTAATAACGCTGCAGCAGGAACAACATATTCATTCGCCAACTGCTCATCAACAAGAAGACCATCAACCAAACCCTAAAAGATACAGAGCCACTAATCAAGGGCCACCATCATTAG GTCTACAAGAAGGCGATTTTCCTGTTGAGGCCAGTTTCCCTGCTGTGTTTCGTTGCGTTCGTGTGAGTTCACTGGACAATGCGATAGATCAGTATGCATACCAGACATCGGTGAGCATTGGAGGCCATGTGTTCGCGGGCATTCTGTATGATCAAGGTCCTGAACTGGAGGGAACTGGAAACTATGTTACCGGAGAGAACTCTACTTCACCCGGCATTGGCTTGTTGCAGCAAGAAAATTGTGTCCTGAGTAcaactgctactgctactgctacttcATCCACTCCATATCCTCTCCCTTTTTGTGCATTCACCACTACTACTGCACAGTTCTTCGATCAGTACCCAAAATCTTGA
- the LOC142554777 gene encoding LOW QUALITY PROTEIN: protein CHROMATIN REMODELING 35-like (The sequence of the model RefSeq protein was modified relative to this genomic sequence to represent the inferred CDS: deleted 1 base in 1 codon), with translation MYAATEMYYGDASAKRFPATTPSEERVDLRLGRHKLGRPTSSTQAWVDQKTFFGRPTLGSTESCVDRVDPPKFSIYFSNIIDTGSDELWMVVRKKPVRFSLIEYCLITGLDCAIEPEDLPYGGVFGTRHFAGKSKIVLNDLEAKISVQVQNETGIDVEKLKMASLYFCCAVFGEGTKKKTIKINPKYLRLVDDLDRFNTYPWGRIAYRVAVRCLKKDLLGRYTHLTEAHGRKEVDGTFLVGGFVLPMQILAYECYPSVAQKFAKRRDMNGLMLPRIFQWVTNTWPSNHAPSAVDVSAAFGDCAIDFLLILRPMRSSLGYSSCGGRVKQSYVASTLWNLPQSGTRLYLRMVPAPVLLMPLDPAPAPVSSIRTGPRVHFGLNTSRRPSPLEHRFERRLTALEDSVTSLRLEMRAGFIETRASIRHVDLAFDELRSSLTEQIRAGFAEIRSHTPGVAENRSSTPVREERYYSIAYSRRRKRKSSETDFGVDDNMAREIGSSSQAHPQPIFEPDLPTITEESSEDIQVTPDAVMSCGEATTSRDLFQKGQKRIKLNEGIGYNDSTFIASWRFESEQKRKNSCSKLSDYSDPLWQSNCWLEELDSGKFGSVTNDIKELLARRKKLLDSHYGEDSSLPYRCSDVQNKMVPRTTETAEPDVIDLDDNQVDESNALVQKFATSVQPPHLAGPVVIIDLDDDNGVRSENFTSPYMEVNLNPSGKLLIKDFVEQNFDRRQSSGEGNVCMSGETQSLEGKSASISGTDDDMEMDESSEISDTNSDGLGGIWNEMTVALECSKEVNEVPDEYEAEGEIECQHTLILKDDIGDVCRICGVIKRGIETIIEYNFSKVWIFNGSRTTRTHHYEGRTSRYIEEVFPDGFKPSGCDFTAAEIYPHPRHKKEMKPHQVEGFNFLVSNLVVENPGGCIMAHAPGSGKTFMIISFLQSFMAKYPPARPLVVLPRGILAIWKKEFIRWQVEDIPMYDFYSVKADSRAQQLEVLKQWSEVRSILFLGYKQFSSIVCDTDNGKTAVACQEILLLCPSILILDEGHTPRNQDTDVLTSLERVQTQRKVVLSGTFYQNHVKEVFNILNLVRPRFLKMETSKAVKRRILGRAKISTRRNLMKSGRENEFYELIEHTLLKDENYTRKVTVIQDLREMTKKVLHYYKGDNLDELPGLVDFSVFLHLSPWQQKEVKELTKLGRKFTINAQGSAIYAHPKLKALSQNSGVKDRIDEGKIDTILEKLDVREGVKSKFYLNLLQLCASNGEKLLVFSQYLLPLKFLERLTSKMKGYRIGIEMFMITGDSDVETRESYMEKFNTSADAKVFFGSIKACGEGISLVGASRIIIFDVHLNPSVTRQAIGRAFRPGQVRKVYTYRLIASGSPEEADHTTCFRKESVAKLWFEWDEFNGCQNLEMETVNVNDCGDLFLEMERLNEDVTAVFKR, from the exons ATGTATGCTGCTACTGAAATGTATTACGGGGATGCCTCTGCGAAAAGGTTTCCGGCCACTACTCCAAGCG AAGAAAGGGTCGACCTACGCTTGGGTCGACACAAGCTTGGTCGACCCACGTCATCGACCCAAGCGTGGGTCGACCAAAAAACGTTTTTTGGTCGACCCACTCTTGGGTCAACCGAATCTTGTGTCGACCGGGTTGACCCACCCAAATTCTCCATTTATTTTTCTAAT ATAATTGATACTGGTAGTGATGAGTTGTGGATGGTCGTGCGCAAGAAGCCGGTTAGATTTTCTTTGATAGAGTATTGTTTAATAACCGGTCTCGATTGCGCTATAGAGCCCGAAGATCTACCATATGGAGGTGTCTTTGGCACCAGACACTTTGCCGGTAAGTCTAAGATTGTTTTGAATGATTTGGAGGCAAAGATCAGTGTCCAAGTGCAGAATGAGACTGGTATAGATGTGGAGAAGTTAAAGATGGCTAGTCTTTACTTCTGTTGTGCCGTCTTCGGTGAGGGGACTAAGAAAAAGACGATCAAGATCAACcctaaatacttgaggcttgtaGATGATTTGGATAGGTTTAATACTTATCCTTGGGGTAGaatagcttatcgtgttgcggTCCGATGTTTGAAGAAGGACCTTTTAGGGCGATATACTCACCTCACCGAGGCACATGGTCGGAAAGAAGTTGATGGCACCTTCCTTGTCGGTGGTTTTGTGCTGCCTATGCag ATCCTCGCTTATGAATGTTATCCGAGCGTGGCACAAAAGTTTGCAAAGAGAAGAGATATGAACGGTTTGATGTTGCCCAGGATATTTCAGTGGGTGACTAACACGTGGCCCTCAAACCATGCCCCATCTGCTGTTGATGTCAGTGCAGCCTTTGGTGACTGTGCCATAGAT TTTTTGTTGATTCTGCGCCCGATGCGGTCATCACTCGGGTACTCGAGCTGTGGAGGCAGGGTCAAACAGTCATATGTAGCGAGCACCCTCTGGAATCTCCCTCAATCCGGCACACGCCTTTATCTTCGGATGGTTCCAGCACCCGTTCTGCTCATGCCGCTAGATCCAGCTCCAGCACCGGTTTCTTCCATACGTACGGGTCCTAGAGTCCACTTTGGACTCAATACTTCCCGCCGCCCATCACCCCTGGAGCATCGTTTCGAGAGGCGGTTGACTGCATTGGAGGATTCCGTTACGTCTTTGCGTCTTGAGATGAGAGCAGGATTTATTGAGACCAGGGCGAGTATCAGGCATGTAGATCTGGCTTTCGATGAGTTGAGATCGAGTTTGACCGAACAGATTAGAGCGGGTTTTGCTGAGATCAGGTCTCACACGCCAGGTGTTGCTGAGAATAGGTCTTCGACGCCAGTGCGTGAGGAGAGATATTATAGCATAGCCTATAGCAGAAGGCGGAAGAGGAAATCATCCGAGACAGATTTTG GTGTAGATGATAATATGGCTAGGGAAATTGGCAGTAGTAGCCAAGCACACCCACAACCGATATTTGAGCCTGACCTTCCAACCATAACAGAGGAATCCTCCGAAG ATATTCAAGTGACTCCTGATGCGGTTATGTCATGTGGCGAAGCGACCACGTCGAGAG ATTTGTTCCAAAAAGGGCAGAAAAGGATAAAATTAAATGAGGGAATTGGGTACAACGACAGCACTTTCATTGCTTCATGGCGATTTGAGTCTGAGCAGAAAAGGAAAAATTCATGTTCCAAACTTTCAGATTACTCTGATCCATTATGG CAGTCAAACTGTTGGCTTGAAGAGTTGGATTCTGGAAAATTTGGGAGTGTAACCAATGATATTAAGGAGCTTCTTGCTCGAAGGAAGAAGTTATTGGACTCTCACTATGGAGAGGATTCTTCACTACCGTACAGGTGTTCTGATGTGCAAAATAAAATGGTGCCAAGGACAACTGAAACAGCTGAACCTGATGTCATCGACCTTGATGATAATCAAGTAGATGAAAGTAATGCTTTAGTCCAAAAGTTTGCTACATCTGTGCAGCCACCCCATCTGGCGGGTCCAGTTGTTATCATTGATCTAGATGATGACAATGGTGTCAGAAGTGAGAACTTTACTTCTCCATATATGGAAGTGAACTTGAATCCTTCTGGAAAGCTTCTTATTAAGGATTTTGTC GAACAAAATTTTGATCGACGCCAAAGTTCTGGAGAAGGAAATGTATGTATGTCTGGCGAAACCCAATCCTTAGAAGGTAAAAGTGCGTCTATTTCTGGTACGGATGATGACATGGAGATGGATGAAAGTAGTGAAATTTCTGACACCAATTCTGATGGTCTGGGTGGCATTTGGAATGAGATGACAGTTGCATTAGAGTGTTCGAAG GAAGTCAATGAAGTTCCTGATGAATATGAAGCTGAGGGTGAAATTGAATGCCAACATACTTTGATACTGAAAGATGATATTGGTGATGTCTGCCGCATTTGTGGAGTAATTAAGAGAGGAATAGAGACGATTATCGAGTATAACTTCTCCAAGGTATGGATTTTCA ACGGAAGTCGGAC CACAAGGACTCACCATTACGAAGGGCGTACATCCAGATACATAGAAGAAGTTTTCCCAGATGGATTTAAACCATCTGGTTGTGATTTCACTGCTGCTGAAATCTATCCACATCCACGACACAAGAAGGAGATGAAGCCACATCAAGTTGAGGGATTCAATTTTCTAGTAAGCAACTTGGTGGTGGAGAATCCTGGAGGTTGTATTATGGCGCATGCCCCTGGTTCTGGAAAGACATTTATGATAATCAGTTTCCTTCAGAGTTTCATGGCAAAATATCCTCCTGCCAGACCTCTAGTTGTTCTGCCGAGGGGAATTTTGGCCATTTGGAAGAAAGAATTTATTAGATGGCAAGTTGAAGACATACCAATGTACGACTTCTACTCCGTCAAAGCTGATAGTCGTGCACAGCAGCTTGAAGTTCTGAAGCAATGGTCAGAAGTGAGGAGCATATTGTTTTTGGGTTATAAACAGTTCTCCTCTATTGTATGTGACACTGATAATGGGAAAACTGCTGTTGCATGCCAAGAGATTTTACTGCTATGTCCTTCGATTCTCATTTTGGATGAAGGGCACACTCCTCGAAACCAGGACACTGATGTTTTAACCTCCCTTGAGAGGGTTCAGACTCAAAGGAAGGTTGTTCTTTCTGGAACATTTTATCAGAACCATGTAAAAGAagttttcaatattttaaacCTTGTTCGCCCAAGGTTTTTGAAAATGGAGACATCTAAAGCAGTGAAGAGGCGTATCTTGGGCAGGGCGAAAATTTCCACCCGTAGGAACTTGATGAAAAGTGGTAGAGAGAACGAATTCTATGAATTGATAGAGCACACCCTGTTAAAAGATGAGAACTACACTAGGAAAGTGACTGTCATACAAGATCTCCGTGAAATGACGAAAAAAGTCTTGCACTATTACAAGGGTGACAATTTAGATGAACTTCCAGGACTTGTGGATTTTTCAGTGTTTCTCCATCTCAGTCCCTGGCAACAAAAAGAAGTTAAAGAGCTAACAAAGCTGGGAAGAAAGTTCACAATCAATGCACAAGGCAGTGCAATATATGCGCATCCAAAGTTGAAGGCTCTCTCCCAGAATTCTGGTGTTAAAGATAGAATCGACGAGGGGAAAATTGATACCATATTGGAGAAACTGGATGTGAGAGAAGGTGTTAAGTCTAAATTCTACCTAAATCTCCTCCAGCTATGTGCATCTAACGGCGAAAAGTTACTGGTTTTCAGCCAATATCTTCTGCCCCTTAAATTTCTCGAGAGATTGACTTCTAAAATGAAGGGTTACAGAATTGGTATAGAGATGTTCATGATCACAGGTGACTCAGATGTGGAGACTCGAGAATCTTACATGGAAAAGTTCAATACTTCAGCTGACGCGAAAGTTTTTTTTGGCTCAATTAAAGCATGTGGTGAAGGAATATCCCTTGTAGGGGCGTCACGCATTATAATATTTGATGTTCACCTAAACCCTTCTGTCACACGACAAGCAATAGGGCGAGCATTCAGGCCTGGCCAGGTGAGGAAGGTTTATACATATAGGTTGATTGCTAGTGGCTCCCCAGAGGAAGCTGATCATACCACCTGCTTCAGGAAGGAGTCCGTGGCAAAATTGTGGTTCGAATGGGACGAATTTAATGGTTGCCAAAACCTTGAAATGGAAACTGTCAATGTAAATGATTGTGGAGACTTGTTTCTTGAAATGGAACGGTTAAATGAAGATGTGACTGCAGTTTTCAAAAG GTAA